In Stigmatopora nigra isolate UIUO_SnigA chromosome 2, RoL_Snig_1.1, whole genome shotgun sequence, a single window of DNA contains:
- the LOC144214492 gene encoding Golgi apparatus protein 1-like isoform X2: MADCIRVPQLLLFLCVSPLFRPGRTDGNVPAKAWQVPANVQNLAGGGILPASNVGTGERNPAAGAASAPRKRTGWKLSEEAVCWDDMKRLCSRDTWNNNLAVLECLQDKKDDTEIAPECSHLLWNYKLNLTTDPKFETVAVEVCRSSISEIKECAAEELGKGYLVSCLVDHRGNLSDYQCKQYITKMTSIVFSDYHLICGFVDKCRDDINMLHCGSISSGDKDIHSQGEVIACLEKGLVREAEERPGSHSIKDECKKSIMRVAELSSDDFHLDRYLYFACRDDRERFCENTLAGEGRVYKCLFNHKFEEAMSEKCREALTTRQKLIAQDYKVSYSLAKACKTDLRKYRCSADNGVPRAREARLSYLLLCLESAIHRGRVVSGECQGEMMDYRRMLMEDFSLSPEIVLHCRSEIEAQCSGLHRKGRTLHCLMKVGRSDAIDLNCQRALQTLIQEADPGADYRIDRALNEACESVIQTACKHIRSGDPMILSCLMEHLYTEKMVEQCEHRLLELQYFIARDWKLDPILYRKCQGDAARLCHTHGWNETSEMMPPGAIFSCLYRHAYRSVEQGRRLSRDCKVEVQRILHQRALDVKLEPELQRRCMTDLGKWCSEKTETGQELECLQDHLDDLVLDCRSVVGNLTELESEDIQIEALLMRACEPVIQSHCHDVADNQIDSGDLMECLVKNKHQKEMNSKCSVGVTHFQLIQVKDFRFSYKFKTACKEDVLKLCPNIKKKVDVVMCLSSTVRNDTLQEAKEQRVSVKCRKQLRVEEVEMSEDIRLEPELYKSCEQDIGRMCETVVFGNAQVIECLKENKRKLTQRCRQKLFKLQEVEMEDPDLDYQLMKVCKNMIRRFCTESEGKNVLQCLKQNKNSEMMDPKCKQLITKRQMAQNTDYRLNPVLRKACKADIPKFCQGVLNSATADGELEGRVIACLKLKYADQRLSSDCEDQIRVILQESALDYRLDPQLQLHCTSEIGHLCAEEAAALEQTGQVEECLKINLLKIQEEACKKEVLNILKESKADIFVDPVLHTACALDIKHHCAAIPPGKGRQMSCLMEALKDKRVRLQPECKKRLQDRIDMWGFAAKVAPAEGFSDLAAQVLTSPSKNYILTVMGGGVALLFLIGLLCGRFTKRVVQELKDR, from the exons GATACAGAGATCGCACCAGAGTGCAGCCAC CTGCTGTGGAACTACAAGCTCAACCTGACCACTGACCCCAAGTTTGAGACCGTTGCTGTGGAAGTGTGCCGATCCAGCATCTCCGAG ATCAAAGAGTGTGCAGCAGAGGAGCTTGGCAAAGGGTACTTGGTATCGTGTTTGGTTGACCATCGCGGCAACCTCAGCGACTACCAGTGCAAGCAGTACATCACCAAGATGACCAGCATCGTCTTCAGCGACTATCACCTCATCTGTGGCTTCGTGGACAAATGCCGCGACGACATCAACATGTTGCACTGCGGCAGTATCAGCTCGGGAGACAAG GACATTCATTCCCAGGGCGAGGTGATCGCTTGCCTGGAGAAAGGCTTGGTGCGCGAGGCGGAGGAGCGGCCGGGGTCACACTCAATCAAAGACGAGTGCAAAAAGTCCATCATGAGGGTGGCCGAGCTCTCGTCAGACGACTTCCACCTAGATCGATACCTTTATTTTGCCTGTCGGGATGACCGCGAGCGTTTCTGCGAGAAT acctTGGCGGGCGAGGGTCGTGTGTACAAGTGTCTTTTCAACCACAAATTTGAGGAAGCCATGTCAGAAAAG TGTCGTGAGGCGTTGACCACCAGGCAGAAGTTGATTGCTCAGGACTACAAAGTCAGCTATTCGCTGGCCAAAGCTTGCAAGACAGACCTGCGGAAATACCGCTGCAGTGCTGACAACGGTGTTCCCCGAGCACGAGAGGCACGACTCTCTTACCTGCTACTTTGCCTGGAGTCTGCCATTCATCGAG GTCGGGTAGTGAGCGGCGAGTGCCAGGGTGAGATGATGGACTACCGGCGCATGCTGATGGAAGATTTCTCACTGAGCCCCGAGATCGTGTTGCACTGCCGCAGCGAGATCGAGGCTCAATGCTCTGGTTTGCATCGCAAAGGCCGCACGTTGCATTGCCTCATGAAGGTCGGCCGTAGCGACGCCATCGACCTCAACTGCCAGCGCGCG CTGCAGACGCTGATTCAAGAGGCCGACCCTGGCGCCGACTACCGTATCGACCGTGCTCTCAACGAAGCTTGCGAATCAGTGATCCAGACGGCGTGCAAGCACATCCGCAGTGGGGATCCCAT GATCCTATCGTGTTTGATGGAGCATCTGTACACAGAAAAGATGGTCGAGCAGTGTGAGCATCGCCTCCTGGAGTTACAGTACTTCATTGCTCGAGACTGGAA GTTGGATCCCATCCTGTATCGAAAGTGCCAGGGTGACGCAGCACGCCTCTGCCACACGCACGGCTGGAACGAGACTAGTGAGATGATGCCACCAGGCGCCATTTTCTCGTGCCTGTATCGCCACGCCTACCGATCAGTGGAGCAGGGTCGCAGG TTATCTCGGGACTGCAAGGTGGAGGTGCAGAGGATCCTCCATCAAAGGGCGCTGGACGTGAAGCTGGAACCCGAGTTGCAGAGACGCTGCATGACTGACTTGGGCAAGTGGTGCAGCGAGAAGACTGAAACAGGACAGGAGCTGGAGTGTCTTCAGGACCACCTGGATGACCTGGTCCTAGACTGCCGCTCAGTGGTTGGAAACCTAACTGAGCTCGAATCCGAG GACATTCAGATTGAGGCACTTCTTATGCGAGCCTGTGAACCTGTAATTCAGTCGCACTGTCAC GACGTGGCGGACAACCAGATTGATTCAGGAGACCTGATGGAGTGTTTGGTGAAGAACAAACACCAGAAGGAAATGAATAGCAAGTGCTCGGTGGGAGTTACGCATTTTCAGCTG ATCCAGGTCAAAGATTTCCGCTTTTCCTACAAATTCAAAACAGCCTGCAAGGAAGACGTCCTCAAACTTTGTCCAAACATCAAGAAGAA GGTGGATGTAGTCATGTGCCTGAGCAGCACGGTGAGGAACGACACCCTGCAGGAAGCCAAGGAGCAGCGCGTGTCCGTCAAATGTCGCAAACAGCTGCGCGTGGAGGAGGTGGAAATG TCGGAGGACATCCGTTTGGAACCGGAACTTTACAAATCATGCGAGCAGGATATCGGCCGCATGTGTGAGACGGTTGTCTTTGGAAACGCACAA GTTATCGAGTGTCTGAAGGAAAACAAGCGAAAGCTGACTCAACGATGTCGCCAGAAGCTCTTCAAACTTCAGGAAGTGGAGATGGAAGATCCTGATCTGGACTATCAGCTCATGAAAGTCTGCAAGAACATGATCAGA CGGTTCTGCACGGAATCTGAGGGGAAAAACGTCCTGCAGTGTCTGAAACAGAACAAGAACAGCGAGATGATGGACCCCAAGTGCAAACAGCTCATCACCAAGCGACAGATGGCACAGAATACGG ACTATAGACTGAACCCAGTCCTGAGGAAAGCTTGCAAAGCTGACATTCCTAAGTTCTGCCAGGGCGTCTTGAACTCAGCAACCGCCGACGGCGAGCTGGAGGGGCGCGTCATCGCCTGCCTGAAGCTCAAGTACGCCGATCAG CGTCTTTCATCAGATTGCGAAGACCAGATTCGGGTCATCCTACAGGAGTCAGCGCTCGACTACCGATTGGATCCTCAGCTCCAGCTCCACTGCACTTCCGAG ATTGGGCATCTATGTGCCGAAGAGGCGGCGGCACTTGAGCAGACGGGTCAAGTAGAAGAATGTCTAAAAATCAACCTGCTCAAGATCCAAGAAGAAGCGTGCAAGAAG GAGGTGTTAAATATTCTGAAAGAGAGCAAAGCGGACATCTTTGTGGACCCTGTTCTCCACACGGCCTGCGCTCTCGACATCAAACACCACTGTGCTGCTATACCACCCGGCAAGGGGCGCC AAATGTCATGTCTGATGGAGGCGCTGAAAGACAAACGTGTGCGTCTGCAACCTGAGTGTAAGAAAAGACTTCAGGACCGTATCGACATGTGGGGTTTCGCCGCTAAG GTGGCGCCAGCGGAGGGATTTTCAGACTTGGCAGCCCAGGTGCTGACATCCCCCTCCAAGAACTACATCCTGACGGTGATGGGCGGTGGTGTGGCGCTGCTCTTCCTGATAGGCTTGCTTTGCGGGAGGTTCACCAAACGTGTCGTCCAGGAGCTGAAAGACAGGTAG
- the LOC144214492 gene encoding Golgi apparatus protein 1-like isoform X1, translated as MADCIRVPQLLLFLCVSPLFRPGRTDGNVPAKAWQVPANVQNLAGGGILPASNVGTGERNPAAGAASAPRKRTGWKLSEEAVCWDDMKRLCSRDTWNNNLAVLECLQDKKDDTEIAPECSHLLWNYKLNLTTDPKFETVAVEVCRSSISEIKECAAEELGKGYLVSCLVDHRGNLSDYQCKQYITKMTSIVFSDYHLICGFVDKCRDDINMLHCGSISSGDKDIHSQGEVIACLEKGLVREAEERPGSHSIKDECKKSIMRVAELSSDDFHLDRYLYFACRDDRERFCENTLAGEGRVYKCLFNHKFEEAMSEKCREALTTRQKLIAQDYKVSYSLAKACKTDLRKYRCSADNGVPRAREARLSYLLLCLESAIHRGRVVSGECQGEMMDYRRMLMEDFSLSPEIVLHCRSEIEAQCSGLHRKGRTLHCLMKVGRSDAIDLNCQRALQTLIQEADPGADYRIDRALNEACESVIQTACKHIRSGDPMILSCLMEHLYTEKMVEQCEHRLLELQYFIARDWKLDPILYRKCQGDAARLCHTHGWNETSEMMPPGAIFSCLYRHAYRSVEQGRRPPKGFTEGKIRTLSRDCKVEVQRILHQRALDVKLEPELQRRCMTDLGKWCSEKTETGQELECLQDHLDDLVLDCRSVVGNLTELESEDIQIEALLMRACEPVIQSHCHDVADNQIDSGDLMECLVKNKHQKEMNSKCSVGVTHFQLIQVKDFRFSYKFKTACKEDVLKLCPNIKKKVDVVMCLSSTVRNDTLQEAKEQRVSVKCRKQLRVEEVEMSEDIRLEPELYKSCEQDIGRMCETVVFGNAQVIECLKENKRKLTQRCRQKLFKLQEVEMEDPDLDYQLMKVCKNMIRRFCTESEGKNVLQCLKQNKNSEMMDPKCKQLITKRQMAQNTDYRLNPVLRKACKADIPKFCQGVLNSATADGELEGRVIACLKLKYADQRLSSDCEDQIRVILQESALDYRLDPQLQLHCTSEIGHLCAEEAAALEQTGQVEECLKINLLKIQEEACKKEVLNILKESKADIFVDPVLHTACALDIKHHCAAIPPGKGRQMSCLMEALKDKRVRLQPECKKRLQDRIDMWGFAAKVAPAEGFSDLAAQVLTSPSKNYILTVMGGGVALLFLIGLLCGRFTKRVVQELKDR; from the exons GATACAGAGATCGCACCAGAGTGCAGCCAC CTGCTGTGGAACTACAAGCTCAACCTGACCACTGACCCCAAGTTTGAGACCGTTGCTGTGGAAGTGTGCCGATCCAGCATCTCCGAG ATCAAAGAGTGTGCAGCAGAGGAGCTTGGCAAAGGGTACTTGGTATCGTGTTTGGTTGACCATCGCGGCAACCTCAGCGACTACCAGTGCAAGCAGTACATCACCAAGATGACCAGCATCGTCTTCAGCGACTATCACCTCATCTGTGGCTTCGTGGACAAATGCCGCGACGACATCAACATGTTGCACTGCGGCAGTATCAGCTCGGGAGACAAG GACATTCATTCCCAGGGCGAGGTGATCGCTTGCCTGGAGAAAGGCTTGGTGCGCGAGGCGGAGGAGCGGCCGGGGTCACACTCAATCAAAGACGAGTGCAAAAAGTCCATCATGAGGGTGGCCGAGCTCTCGTCAGACGACTTCCACCTAGATCGATACCTTTATTTTGCCTGTCGGGATGACCGCGAGCGTTTCTGCGAGAAT acctTGGCGGGCGAGGGTCGTGTGTACAAGTGTCTTTTCAACCACAAATTTGAGGAAGCCATGTCAGAAAAG TGTCGTGAGGCGTTGACCACCAGGCAGAAGTTGATTGCTCAGGACTACAAAGTCAGCTATTCGCTGGCCAAAGCTTGCAAGACAGACCTGCGGAAATACCGCTGCAGTGCTGACAACGGTGTTCCCCGAGCACGAGAGGCACGACTCTCTTACCTGCTACTTTGCCTGGAGTCTGCCATTCATCGAG GTCGGGTAGTGAGCGGCGAGTGCCAGGGTGAGATGATGGACTACCGGCGCATGCTGATGGAAGATTTCTCACTGAGCCCCGAGATCGTGTTGCACTGCCGCAGCGAGATCGAGGCTCAATGCTCTGGTTTGCATCGCAAAGGCCGCACGTTGCATTGCCTCATGAAGGTCGGCCGTAGCGACGCCATCGACCTCAACTGCCAGCGCGCG CTGCAGACGCTGATTCAAGAGGCCGACCCTGGCGCCGACTACCGTATCGACCGTGCTCTCAACGAAGCTTGCGAATCAGTGATCCAGACGGCGTGCAAGCACATCCGCAGTGGGGATCCCAT GATCCTATCGTGTTTGATGGAGCATCTGTACACAGAAAAGATGGTCGAGCAGTGTGAGCATCGCCTCCTGGAGTTACAGTACTTCATTGCTCGAGACTGGAA GTTGGATCCCATCCTGTATCGAAAGTGCCAGGGTGACGCAGCACGCCTCTGCCACACGCACGGCTGGAACGAGACTAGTGAGATGATGCCACCAGGCGCCATTTTCTCGTGCCTGTATCGCCACGCCTACCGATCAGTGGAGCAGGGTCGCAGG CCTCCAAAAGGATTCACTGAGGGAAAAATCAGAACT TTATCTCGGGACTGCAAGGTGGAGGTGCAGAGGATCCTCCATCAAAGGGCGCTGGACGTGAAGCTGGAACCCGAGTTGCAGAGACGCTGCATGACTGACTTGGGCAAGTGGTGCAGCGAGAAGACTGAAACAGGACAGGAGCTGGAGTGTCTTCAGGACCACCTGGATGACCTGGTCCTAGACTGCCGCTCAGTGGTTGGAAACCTAACTGAGCTCGAATCCGAG GACATTCAGATTGAGGCACTTCTTATGCGAGCCTGTGAACCTGTAATTCAGTCGCACTGTCAC GACGTGGCGGACAACCAGATTGATTCAGGAGACCTGATGGAGTGTTTGGTGAAGAACAAACACCAGAAGGAAATGAATAGCAAGTGCTCGGTGGGAGTTACGCATTTTCAGCTG ATCCAGGTCAAAGATTTCCGCTTTTCCTACAAATTCAAAACAGCCTGCAAGGAAGACGTCCTCAAACTTTGTCCAAACATCAAGAAGAA GGTGGATGTAGTCATGTGCCTGAGCAGCACGGTGAGGAACGACACCCTGCAGGAAGCCAAGGAGCAGCGCGTGTCCGTCAAATGTCGCAAACAGCTGCGCGTGGAGGAGGTGGAAATG TCGGAGGACATCCGTTTGGAACCGGAACTTTACAAATCATGCGAGCAGGATATCGGCCGCATGTGTGAGACGGTTGTCTTTGGAAACGCACAA GTTATCGAGTGTCTGAAGGAAAACAAGCGAAAGCTGACTCAACGATGTCGCCAGAAGCTCTTCAAACTTCAGGAAGTGGAGATGGAAGATCCTGATCTGGACTATCAGCTCATGAAAGTCTGCAAGAACATGATCAGA CGGTTCTGCACGGAATCTGAGGGGAAAAACGTCCTGCAGTGTCTGAAACAGAACAAGAACAGCGAGATGATGGACCCCAAGTGCAAACAGCTCATCACCAAGCGACAGATGGCACAGAATACGG ACTATAGACTGAACCCAGTCCTGAGGAAAGCTTGCAAAGCTGACATTCCTAAGTTCTGCCAGGGCGTCTTGAACTCAGCAACCGCCGACGGCGAGCTGGAGGGGCGCGTCATCGCCTGCCTGAAGCTCAAGTACGCCGATCAG CGTCTTTCATCAGATTGCGAAGACCAGATTCGGGTCATCCTACAGGAGTCAGCGCTCGACTACCGATTGGATCCTCAGCTCCAGCTCCACTGCACTTCCGAG ATTGGGCATCTATGTGCCGAAGAGGCGGCGGCACTTGAGCAGACGGGTCAAGTAGAAGAATGTCTAAAAATCAACCTGCTCAAGATCCAAGAAGAAGCGTGCAAGAAG GAGGTGTTAAATATTCTGAAAGAGAGCAAAGCGGACATCTTTGTGGACCCTGTTCTCCACACGGCCTGCGCTCTCGACATCAAACACCACTGTGCTGCTATACCACCCGGCAAGGGGCGCC AAATGTCATGTCTGATGGAGGCGCTGAAAGACAAACGTGTGCGTCTGCAACCTGAGTGTAAGAAAAGACTTCAGGACCGTATCGACATGTGGGGTTTCGCCGCTAAG GTGGCGCCAGCGGAGGGATTTTCAGACTTGGCAGCCCAGGTGCTGACATCCCCCTCCAAGAACTACATCCTGACGGTGATGGGCGGTGGTGTGGCGCTGCTCTTCCTGATAGGCTTGCTTTGCGGGAGGTTCACCAAACGTGTCGTCCAGGAGCTGAAAGACAGGTAG